The Polynucleobacter necessarius genome has a window encoding:
- a CDS encoding rhodanese-like domain-containing protein: MQYIDAKTLKQWLHSTQELAVLDVREHGQYGESHLFLATSLPFSRLEGEITRLVPRKDVKVVLYDDDGKGICQQAAKALDAIAYSNLFILDGGTKGWSDAGFTLFAGVNLPSKTFGELIEHHFQTPRITATALMKKIQSSEDVIILDGRPQSEFKKMSIPGASCCPNGELSYRIQSIVSNSNTPIVINCAGRTRSIIGAQTLINLGIRNPVFALENGTQDWYLEDFPLERGKSHPYPQAKVDDQWLVNIAALANRFQVPIISDAQFNEWATEMDRSLYLCDVRTAEEFKQKSLPGAQHTPGGQLIQATDQFIGVRNARIVLYDSDGTRAITVASWLKQMGHDVSVLKDGIQSKVSLPQIVGANLTGTHILTDSELVSAHAQGDALFLDLRSSMQYRKGHIAGAVWTIRPHLLKSIQDHKGPIVCIAEDRIVAQGAYAQLATSGQNPQIYLCKNNLFPESLDIVSTPTVPADSECIDYLFFVHDRHDGNKEAARRYLEWETGLVAQLDEQEKNMFLIG, encoded by the coding sequence ATGCAATATATCGACGCTAAGACCTTAAAACAATGGCTGCATAGCACTCAAGAGCTGGCAGTTCTCGATGTTCGTGAGCACGGTCAATACGGCGAATCCCATTTATTTCTAGCTACGTCCTTACCTTTTAGTCGGCTCGAGGGTGAGATCACTCGCTTAGTTCCCCGCAAAGATGTCAAGGTTGTTTTATACGATGATGATGGGAAAGGTATTTGCCAACAAGCTGCTAAAGCTTTAGATGCAATAGCTTACAGCAATCTCTTTATATTGGATGGCGGCACAAAAGGATGGTCTGATGCCGGCTTTACCTTATTTGCGGGTGTAAACCTGCCGTCGAAAACCTTTGGTGAATTAATCGAGCATCATTTTCAGACGCCGCGTATTACAGCCACAGCATTAATGAAAAAAATTCAATCTTCTGAGGATGTCATCATCTTAGATGGCAGACCTCAAAGTGAGTTTAAGAAGATGAGTATTCCAGGGGCATCATGCTGTCCTAATGGTGAACTAAGCTATCGCATTCAAAGCATAGTCAGCAATTCAAACACCCCTATTGTGATAAATTGCGCAGGCCGAACACGGAGCATCATTGGTGCGCAAACCTTAATTAATCTAGGCATTCGTAATCCTGTATTTGCCCTGGAAAATGGCACCCAAGACTGGTACCTAGAAGACTTTCCGCTTGAACGCGGCAAATCCCACCCTTACCCACAAGCAAAGGTTGATGATCAGTGGTTAGTCAATATCGCCGCATTGGCAAACCGCTTCCAAGTTCCCATCATTAGCGATGCTCAATTTAATGAATGGGCAACAGAAATGGATCGGTCACTCTATCTATGTGATGTGCGTACTGCGGAAGAATTCAAACAAAAATCTCTGCCAGGAGCGCAGCACACACCAGGCGGCCAATTGATTCAAGCAACCGATCAGTTTATCGGGGTGCGCAATGCCAGAATAGTCTTATATGACTCAGATGGGACACGAGCAATTACCGTAGCTAGCTGGCTTAAACAAATGGGGCATGATGTATCTGTTTTAAAGGATGGAATTCAAAGCAAGGTGTCCCTACCGCAAATTGTTGGCGCCAACCTCACGGGTACTCACATACTGACCGACTCCGAATTAGTCAGCGCACATGCGCAAGGCGATGCTCTTTTTCTAGATCTACGATCAAGCATGCAATATCGTAAAGGGCATATTGCAGGGGCAGTTTGGACAATTCGACCTCACCTTCTGAAATCCATCCAAGATCATAAAGGCCCCATTGTGTGTATTGCTGAAGATCGCATCGTTGCGCAAGGTGCTTATGCTCAACTAGCCACTAGCGGACAAAATCCTCAAATCTATTTGTGCAAAAACAATCTCTTCCCCGAGTCTTTAGATATCGTCTCTACCCCAACAGTGCCAGCAGATTCTGAGTGCATTGATTACCTATTCTTTGTACACGACCGCCATGATGGCAACAAGGAGGCAGCAAGGCGATACCTAGAATGGGAAACTGGCTTGGTGGCGCAACTAGATGAACAAGAAAAAAATATGTTTTTGATTGGTTAA
- the nadB gene encoding L-aspartate oxidase — translation MASSKPSIPQADSKAELPVLIIGAGLAGLTVALHMAESQPVILMAKRGLGEAATAWAQGGIVGVVDKEHDSIDSHVADTLDAGAGLVVESTARYIAEESAEAIRWLVEQGVPFTADESGPMGLHLTREGGHSHRRIAHAADATGKAIHEVLLDKARAHKNIQILEHWIALDLITNRHLDAKTQRTKPNRCYGVYALDIQNNRVEMIEAKSVVLATGGVGKVYRYTSNPDTATGDGIAMAWRAGCRVGNMEFIQLHPTCLYHPSDRTFLITEAMRGEGGLLKLPNGTRFMPEHDERNELAPRDIVARAIDFEMKKHGLDYVHLDATHLGEAFIKEHFPMIYARCMTLGLDITKEPIPVVPAAHYTCGGVVTDLKGRTDLPGLYAVGEAAYTGLHGANRLASNSLLECVVISKAAAEDISQLKTPLMQKLPLWDESQVEDADEQVVIAHNWDELRSLMWNYVGIVRTNRRLERALHRIKLLRYEVQEYYANFKVTRDLIELRNLLECAELIVRSALMRRESRGLHYSRDYPGTWAVSYPTILTPQAEGTSENPET, via the coding sequence ATGGCTAGTTCAAAACCCTCAATACCCCAAGCTGATAGCAAAGCAGAGCTTCCTGTTCTCATTATTGGCGCAGGCTTAGCGGGTCTCACTGTTGCCCTTCACATGGCCGAGTCCCAGCCGGTCATTCTCATGGCCAAACGTGGCCTTGGCGAAGCAGCAACGGCTTGGGCACAAGGTGGCATTGTGGGGGTAGTGGATAAAGAGCATGACAGTATTGATTCTCATGTAGCTGATACCTTAGATGCAGGTGCAGGTCTCGTAGTGGAATCAACTGCACGTTATATTGCTGAAGAAAGTGCCGAAGCCATTCGTTGGTTGGTAGAGCAGGGTGTCCCGTTTACTGCTGATGAGTCAGGGCCAATGGGTTTGCATTTAACTCGTGAGGGCGGTCATAGCCACCGTCGTATTGCGCATGCTGCAGATGCTACTGGTAAAGCCATCCATGAGGTTCTTCTGGATAAAGCTAGGGCACATAAAAATATTCAGATCTTGGAGCATTGGATTGCTTTGGATCTCATTACCAATCGCCATCTAGATGCCAAGACGCAGCGCACTAAGCCCAATCGTTGCTACGGTGTGTATGCCTTAGATATTCAAAACAATCGTGTAGAAATGATTGAAGCCAAGTCAGTGGTATTGGCTACTGGTGGCGTGGGTAAGGTCTATCGCTACACAAGTAATCCTGATACTGCTACTGGCGATGGTATTGCTATGGCTTGGCGTGCGGGTTGTCGTGTCGGCAATATGGAATTTATTCAGCTTCATCCAACGTGCTTGTATCACCCGAGTGATCGCACCTTCCTGATTACCGAAGCGATGCGGGGTGAGGGCGGCTTACTCAAACTGCCAAACGGCACGCGCTTTATGCCTGAGCACGATGAGCGCAATGAGTTAGCTCCCCGTGACATTGTTGCCCGAGCCATTGACTTTGAGATGAAGAAGCACGGCTTGGATTATGTTCATCTTGATGCCACTCATTTAGGTGAAGCATTTATTAAAGAGCATTTCCCGATGATCTATGCCCGTTGCATGACTCTGGGTCTAGACATTACTAAAGAGCCAATACCAGTCGTGCCTGCAGCGCATTACACCTGTGGCGGTGTGGTGACAGATCTCAAAGGAAGAACGGACTTGCCAGGCTTATATGCCGTTGGTGAGGCTGCTTACACTGGCTTGCATGGGGCCAATCGTTTAGCCAGTAACTCATTGTTAGAGTGCGTGGTGATTAGCAAGGCTGCTGCTGAAGATATTTCTCAACTCAAAACACCATTAATGCAAAAACTGCCGCTCTGGGATGAGAGTCAGGTAGAGGATGCGGATGAGCAAGTCGTGATTGCCCATAACTGGGATGAACTGCGTTCGTTAATGTGGAACTACGTTGGTATTGTGAGAACCAATCGACGCTTAGAGCGTGCACTGCATCGTATTAAGCTCCTCAGATATGAGGTGCAAGAGTATTACGCCAACTTTAAAGTCACGCGCGACTTGATCGAGTTACGCAACCTCCTGGAATGTGCAGAGCTGATTGTGAGATCAGCGCTCATGCGTAGAGAGAGCAGGGGCTTGCATTACAGTCGCGATTACCCAGGCACTTGGGCGGTTTCTTATCCAACCATTCTGACGCCTCAGGCTGAAGGCACTTCAGAAAATCCTGAGACCTAA
- a CDS encoding BrnA antitoxin family protein, whose translation MKRGVRRPPIKNTKEMLSLRMDFDVLEKLRASGKGWQTRLNKYIKDAVLKGDL comes from the coding sequence ATCAAAAGAGGTGTCAGGAGACCACCCATTAAAAATACTAAAGAAATGTTAAGCCTCAGAATGGACTTCGATGTGCTGGAGAAACTACGAGCAAGCGGTAAAGGCTGGCAAACCCGCCTCAACAAATATATTAAAGATGCTGTTTTGAAAGGCGATTTGTAA
- a CDS encoding type II toxin-antitoxin system RelE/ParE family toxin: MAGQGKSGGIRTLVAKKNRYAIIFIVGREKSSPGSDFTEREQEAAGIIARSFGKADVKTLRELAFLGALKELNCNE; the protein is encoded by the coding sequence ATTGCAGGTCAAGGTAAGAGCGGGGGTATTCGTACGTTAGTGGCGAAGAAAAATAGATACGCAATTATTTTTATTGTTGGTAGAGAGAAAAGTAGTCCTGGGTCAGACTTTACGGAGAGGGAGCAAGAAGCGGCGGGAATTATTGCCAGGTCTTTTGGGAAAGCAGATGTAAAAACACTACGAGAGTTAGCCTTTTTGGGGGCGTTAAAGGAGTTAAATTGCAATGAGTAA
- a CDS encoding helix-turn-helix domain-containing protein, translating into MSKKIITEENRVLDELLEMALALDDHGLLTKHDLVKMKTLCLEKPPVFTPKKVTDLRIHRAKMSQSIFAALLNVSVSTVQKWESTGSGKHPSGAAAKLLQIIDMKGIQSVPL; encoded by the coding sequence ATGAGTAAGAAAATAATTACTGAAGAAAATCGAGTGCTGGATGAATTGCTTGAAATGGCTTTGGCCTTGGATGACCATGGCCTTCTAACAAAGCATGACCTCGTGAAGATGAAGACACTTTGCTTAGAGAAGCCACCAGTTTTTACACCAAAAAAGGTGACAGATCTCCGAATTCATCGCGCCAAAATGAGTCAATCTATTTTTGCCGCTTTACTCAATGTCAGTGTTTCGACTGTTCAGAAATGGGAATCTACGGGGTCTGGAAAGCACCCTAGTGGAGCTGCAGCTAAATTACTTCAAATCATTGATATGAAGGGAATTCAGTCTGTACCGTTGTGA
- the nadC gene encoding carboxylating nicotinate-nucleotide diphosphorylase: protein MFEYNETLEQARQRNIHDALMEDIGTGDWTAMLAPSKPVHAQLIVRQEAVLCGVDWFEGTLKKLDPNAKVTWHYLEGDLMKADTKVCDIEADSRALLSAERPCINFLQTLSWTASIARQHVDAIQGVSPNPKGCAVLDTRKTIPGLRRAQKYAVLVGGGQNQRLALWHGILIKENHIAAAGGVAAAIKAAQALNSGVDIQVEVENFSELEEALNAGAKSILIDNFTTEQMKEAVAFTKGRALLEASGGIDLDQMRAIAATGVDRISLGKLTKNIKAVDFSMRIQ, encoded by the coding sequence ATGTTTGAGTACAACGAGACCTTAGAGCAAGCCCGTCAACGCAATATTCATGATGCTTTGATGGAGGATATTGGCACCGGTGACTGGACTGCGATGTTGGCTCCCAGTAAGCCTGTTCATGCTCAGCTCATTGTTCGCCAAGAGGCGGTGCTATGTGGAGTAGATTGGTTTGAGGGCACACTCAAGAAACTAGATCCCAATGCAAAAGTCACCTGGCATTATTTGGAGGGCGATCTCATGAAGGCCGATACCAAAGTCTGCGATATCGAGGCTGACTCGCGTGCCCTGCTCTCTGCAGAGCGTCCCTGTATCAACTTCCTACAAACCCTCTCTTGGACTGCGAGTATTGCGCGTCAGCATGTGGATGCGATTCAGGGTGTGAGCCCCAATCCTAAAGGCTGCGCAGTACTAGATACTCGTAAAACTATTCCGGGCTTACGTCGCGCTCAGAAGTACGCAGTGTTAGTGGGCGGCGGTCAAAATCAACGCCTTGCTTTGTGGCATGGCATCCTCATTAAAGAAAATCACATTGCCGCAGCAGGCGGTGTTGCTGCTGCCATTAAAGCTGCACAAGCCCTCAACTCAGGAGTAGATATTCAGGTGGAAGTGGAGAATTTTTCTGAATTAGAAGAAGCTTTAAATGCTGGCGCCAAAAGTATTCTGATTGATAACTTCACCACCGAACAGATGAAGGAAGCCGTTGCCTTTACCAAAGGACGCGCACTACTTGAGGCATCTGGTGGAATCGACTTAGATCAGATGCGTGCGATTGCTGCTACCGGCGTTGATCGCATTTCTCTTGGAAAGCTGACTAAAAACATTAAGGCAGTGGATTTTTCGATGAGAATCCAATAA
- the nadA gene encoding quinolinate synthase NadA: MTFTASAPIAFDYLQQNAAGVTCTAQAWAKTPPPLHGEHKSVVIARIKQLLVEKDAALVAHYYVDGDIQDLALSTGGFVSDSLEMARFGKNHSAKNLIVAGVRFMGESAKILSPEKRVFMPDLEATCSLDLGCNASDFAAFKALHPDRTVVVYANTSAAVKAQADWMVTSSCALAIVHQLNLEGKKILWAPDRHLGRYIQEQTGADMLLWNGACIVHDEFKAVELEILMAVHPNAMVLVHPESPKAVVDLADVVGSTSTMIKAVVEGSATEYIVATDNGILHRIRQLAPNKVLIEAPTAGNSATCKSCAHCPWMAMNGLQGILECLENASGEIFVDEAIRVEALDCIERMLDFTTNHPDLLAKAQHGFVKNIGVA; this comes from the coding sequence ATGACCTTTACTGCTAGCGCCCCGATTGCTTTTGACTACCTCCAGCAAAATGCTGCTGGTGTGACCTGCACGGCCCAAGCCTGGGCTAAAACACCCCCTCCATTGCATGGAGAACATAAATCTGTGGTGATTGCTCGTATTAAGCAATTGCTGGTTGAGAAAGATGCTGCATTGGTGGCTCACTACTATGTCGATGGTGATATTCAAGATTTGGCTTTATCAACCGGTGGCTTTGTTTCTGACTCTTTAGAGATGGCACGCTTTGGCAAGAATCATTCAGCCAAGAATTTGATTGTTGCTGGTGTTCGCTTCATGGGCGAATCTGCCAAAATCCTCAGCCCTGAGAAGCGTGTCTTTATGCCGGATCTGGAGGCAACCTGCTCGCTCGATTTGGGTTGCAATGCTTCTGACTTTGCTGCTTTTAAAGCATTACATCCAGATCGTACCGTCGTTGTCTACGCAAACACCAGCGCCGCTGTTAAAGCACAGGCTGATTGGATGGTCACTAGCTCTTGCGCCTTAGCGATCGTGCATCAATTAAATCTTGAAGGTAAGAAAATTCTCTGGGCACCTGATCGTCATTTAGGTCGTTATATTCAGGAGCAAACTGGCGCTGATATGCTGCTCTGGAATGGCGCATGCATTGTTCATGACGAATTTAAAGCGGTTGAATTGGAAATATTGATGGCCGTACATCCCAATGCCATGGTTCTGGTTCACCCAGAATCCCCCAAAGCAGTGGTCGACCTTGCAGACGTTGTCGGCTCTACCTCTACCATGATTAAGGCTGTAGTAGAAGGTTCTGCCACCGAATATATTGTGGCCACGGACAATGGCATCTTGCATCGCATACGCCAGCTAGCACCCAATAAAGTATTGATTGAAGCCCCTACTGCTGGCAATAGCGCCACCTGCAAGAGTTGCGCCCACTGTCCTTGGATGGCCATGAATGGCTTGCAGGGAATTTTGGAGTGTTTAGAGAATGCTTCTGGTGAAATCTTTGTTGATGAAGCTATTCGGGTGGAAGCTTTGGACTGTATCGAACGCATGCTCGACTTCACTACAAATCATCCCGATCTCTTGGCCAAAGCACAGCATGGCTTTGTCAAGAATATCGGTGTGGCTTAG
- a CDS encoding ShlB/FhaC/HecB family hemolysin secretion/activation protein — MPPQKIANGVVKILVTGAKLSSVFVDTPSGPTRFSKETAAEYIAYANPIGEPLNTRAIERALIILNETPGVMVSSQLEPGQKDGETALRLQLTQPQWYQGKVEANNYGSRSTGANQGVIALSAINPTGIGDSASVNSIYSEGSQYVQGAYSLPGSKDGLRLGLSSTFLNYKNVSNYATNAGGGYGDAWTGGVSAAYPLIRQQGTNVNVTANYDVKSYQ; from the coding sequence TTGCCCCCACAAAAAATTGCCAATGGTGTTGTGAAGATTTTGGTAACAGGGGCAAAGCTGAGTAGTGTTTTTGTTGATACACCCAGTGGACCAACTCGTTTTAGCAAAGAAACTGCTGCTGAATACATTGCTTACGCCAATCCTATTGGCGAGCCTTTAAATACCCGGGCAATTGAGCGCGCCCTGATCATTCTGAATGAAACCCCGGGCGTAATGGTTTCGAGCCAACTCGAGCCAGGGCAAAAAGATGGGGAAACTGCGCTGCGTTTACAGCTTACCCAGCCACAGTGGTATCAGGGAAAAGTAGAGGCTAATAACTACGGAAGCCGATCTACTGGTGCAAATCAAGGTGTTATTGCTCTTAGCGCCATTAATCCGACTGGCATTGGAGATTCTGCATCTGTTAATAGCATCTACTCAGAGGGTTCTCAATACGTGCAAGGCGCTTATTCCCTGCCAGGGTCTAAAGATGGATTGCGCCTAGGTTTGTCTAGCACGTTTTTGAACTACAAAAACGTCAGCAACTATGCAACTAACGCTGGTGGTGGTTATGGTGATGCATGGACGGGTGGTGTTAGCGCAGCTTATCCCTTAATTCGTCAGCAGGGCACTAACGTGAACGTGACGGCGAACTATGATGTGAAGAGCTACCAATAA
- a CDS encoding ShlB/FhaC/HecB family hemolysin secretion/activation protein yields the protein MLTLSTISAYTINNASLGISGNHYDTFGGGGVSAGSATLVLGNLNIASTSVEGYGEYTPQSFTKFTFAGNRTQQLSEDGTTTAFVSVSGQLASVNLNSAEQIYMGGPYAVRAYPVAQGGGSQGGIGTVELRQQFPERIIASMFFDVGVVQQYKNPYPNWQGQTNANNTYSLMGAGFGLKWDWEGWNLGGMVAWQAGKNPLYSTSGQVVNTDGTTTNPRGWLTASYQF from the coding sequence ATGTTGACCTTATCAACAATAAGCGCTTACACAATCAATAATGCCTCTCTTGGAATTTCTGGCAATCATTATGATACTTTTGGAGGTGGCGGTGTCAGTGCTGGCTCTGCGACTCTCGTGCTGGGTAACTTGAACATTGCTTCAACTAGCGTAGAGGGTTATGGCGAGTACACCCCGCAAAGCTTTACGAAATTTACGTTTGCAGGTAATCGTACGCAGCAACTATCAGAAGATGGCACAACCACAGCATTTGTATCCGTGAGCGGCCAGCTTGCTTCTGTCAATCTAAACTCTGCTGAGCAAATTTATATGGGTGGTCCCTATGCAGTCCGAGCTTATCCAGTAGCACAAGGTGGTGGCTCGCAAGGGGGTATTGGAACTGTTGAATTACGTCAGCAATTTCCAGAGCGCATTATTGCAAGTATGTTCTTTGATGTGGGCGTTGTACAGCAATATAAGAATCCGTATCCTAACTGGCAAGGTCAAACCAATGCCAACAATACCTATTCTTTGATGGGTGCAGGTTTTGGCTTAAAGTGGGATTGGGAAGGCTGGAACTTAGGTGGTATGGTTGCTTGGCAAGCAGGAAAGAACCCTTTGTATAGCACTTCCGGGCAAGTAGTTAATACCGATGGAACTACAACAAATCCGCGTGGATGGTTAACTGCAAGCTACCAGTTTTAA
- a CDS encoding peptidylprolyl isomerase: MKRFLPATFIALVGLGHFNAALAQSKLDAKDAKLDYEFVATVNGAAITQGLLNLNIRALVAQGQRDTPELRQAIKEDLINKELIAQEATKQSLAKEIDFPDQITQLKQNLLLQAFLEDHFKKNPISDAKLREEYDRQRKLMGEGAATNQYRLSQIVVSTETDALDLIRRIQKGELFGKLAQEYSIDQGFKAQGGALGWVMPGQVIPAVANVLPGMAKGSVTVAPIQTSSGWVILKLDDKRPFKVPGFEEVKPQLRQAIVQQYLAEAVKTLRANARIVQ; the protein is encoded by the coding sequence ATGAAACGCTTTTTACCCGCTACATTTATTGCATTAGTTGGCTTAGGTCATTTCAATGCAGCTCTAGCCCAATCGAAGCTGGATGCCAAAGATGCTAAGCTTGATTATGAGTTTGTAGCAACCGTCAATGGGGCTGCAATCACTCAAGGATTGCTCAATCTTAATATTCGCGCATTAGTTGCGCAAGGTCAGCGTGATACACCAGAGTTGCGCCAAGCAATCAAAGAAGATTTGATAAATAAGGAACTTATCGCTCAAGAGGCCACAAAGCAAAGCCTTGCGAAAGAAATTGATTTTCCAGATCAGATCACACAATTAAAGCAAAATTTACTCCTGCAGGCTTTTTTAGAGGATCACTTTAAGAAAAATCCCATCTCTGACGCAAAGTTACGTGAAGAGTATGACCGTCAGCGCAAACTCATGGGTGAGGGTGCAGCAACCAATCAATATCGCCTCAGTCAGATTGTGGTTTCCACAGAAACCGATGCGCTGGATTTGATCCGCAGAATACAAAAAGGCGAGTTATTTGGTAAGTTGGCACAAGAGTACTCCATTGATCAAGGATTCAAGGCTCAGGGTGGTGCATTAGGCTGGGTTATGCCGGGGCAGGTGATACCCGCTGTCGCCAATGTATTGCCAGGTATGGCAAAGGGCTCTGTTACTGTAGCGCCTATCCAGACTTCATCCGGCTGGGTAATCTTGAAGTTAGATGACAAACGTCCATTCAAGGTTCCTGGTTTTGAAGAAGTCAAACCGCAACTTAGGCAGGCAATTGTGCAGCAATACTTAGCTGAGGCAGTTAAAACCCTAAGAGCTAATGCGAGGATTGTGCAATGA
- a CDS encoding filamentous hemagglutinin N-terminal domain-containing protein — MVLSQCNFVVAQTAANAPPTGGNVVAGSATISQTQTANSATMNINQTSQRAVVNWNGFNVGKNAQVNFNQPNAQAVTLNRVTSASASMIDGAVRANGQVVLVNPNGVTFGKGADINAAAVVATTMNIANKDFMEGKSTYRGNGKGAVVNEGKISVNDPNGYIALWPQKFVMKATFWPEKDPIMGWLWRQGGRLPSISGVTSSFRSMWTRRPNGALIENKRVVEVNGSLIVVAAGSANQLMGSVIKNTGRISASTIVNNGGVIELVAAK; from the coding sequence ATGGTTCTTAGCCAATGCAATTTTGTAGTCGCGCAGACTGCAGCAAATGCACCCCCAACTGGTGGAAATGTTGTCGCTGGAAGCGCGACAATTTCGCAGACTCAAACAGCGAATTCTGCGACGATGAACATCAACCAAACTTCACAACGTGCAGTCGTGAATTGGAATGGTTTTAACGTCGGAAAAAATGCCCAAGTCAATTTCAATCAACCAAATGCACAGGCGGTAACTCTCAATCGCGTAACTAGCGCTAGCGCATCGATGATCGATGGCGCAGTGCGAGCAAATGGACAAGTCGTACTCGTAAATCCGAATGGAGTGACCTTCGGTAAGGGTGCAGATATCAATGCAGCGGCTGTAGTTGCTACCACCATGAACATTGCAAATAAAGATTTCATGGAAGGTAAATCAACCTACCGTGGCAATGGCAAAGGGGCAGTTGTAAACGAGGGAAAAATCAGCGTAAATGACCCCAATGGATACATTGCCCTTTGGCCCCAGAAATTCGTAATGAAGGCTACCTTTTGGCCAGAAAAGGACCCAATAATGGGGTGGCTTTGGCGGCAGGGGGGTAGATTACCCTCGATTTCCGGGGTGACCAGCTCATTTCGGTCAATGTGGACAAGGCGACCTAACGGGGCCCTGATCGAAAATAAGCGGGTAGTAGAGGTAAATGGGAGTCTGATTGTGGTGGCTGCCGGATCCGCTAACCAGCTCATGGGGTCCGTTATTAAGAACACAGGCCGTATTTCAGCCTCCACCATAGTGAACAACGGCGGCGTTATCGAATTGGTCGCCGCTAAGTGA
- a CDS encoding autotransporter-associated beta strand repeat-containing protein, whose translation MRFVSSLKLYATGAGGGITLNSSQNLSSGTYYDVYVGSGFEILANGGAIQLLGGQNSGTRNGLLYTGATSYLGSKASSSVATSSSNITISYDEYEFNFYTPKVATTGQVAWKAVGADFKRAMNTSWFDWNQNGQTMTGLTIGSETNSKTITVGAAISVNGPITLNGPVVLTYGLTTSNTATGDITIAGSTVTGSGAISIAPGKNLTFNLSGNDTFGGIISGSSSTFTKQGVGSLYLTDVSTYTGGTTISGGYLELNTTGGLYSSGNIVNDSQLGFNQNADITFSGTISGTGSIIKYATNTLTLSGLNTYAGLTTISAGTLAW comes from the coding sequence ATGAGGTTTGTTTCAAGTCTGAAGCTGTATGCAACAGGTGCTGGCGGCGGCATTACCCTGAATTCATCCCAAAATCTTTCCTCTGGCACATACTATGATGTGTATGTAGGTAGTGGTTTTGAAATTCTCGCTAATGGTGGTGCTATACAGCTGCTTGGTGGTCAAAACAGCGGAACTAGAAATGGATTGCTTTACACAGGAGCCACTTCCTATTTAGGATCGAAAGCATCATCTAGTGTGGCCACTTCATCAAGCAACATCACAATTTCTTATGATGAGTATGAATTTAATTTTTATACGCCAAAAGTTGCAACTACTGGACAGGTAGCTTGGAAAGCAGTTGGGGCGGACTTCAAAAGGGCTATGAATACTAGCTGGTTCGACTGGAACCAGAACGGTCAAACGATGACCGGCTTAACTATCGGTAGTGAGACAAACTCTAAAACAATTACAGTTGGTGCAGCAATATCTGTAAATGGCCCAATCACTTTGAATGGTCCAGTGGTTCTTACCTATGGATTAACAACTAGCAATACAGCTACGGGGGATATCACAATTGCTGGTTCAACGGTAACTGGCTCGGGAGCAATCTCAATTGCACCTGGAAAAAACCTGACCTTTAATCTTTCAGGAAATGATACTTTTGGCGGAATCATTTCTGGATCTAGTTCAACCTTTACAAAGCAGGGCGTCGGCTCACTCTATTTAACAGATGTCAGCACCTACACCGGAGGCACAACGATTAGTGGCGGCTATTTAGAGCTAAACACAACTGGAGGACTGTATAGCTCTGGCAACATTGTTAATGATTCACAACTGGGCTTTAATCAAAATGCAGATATAACATTTAGCGGTACCATCAGTGGCACAGGATCCATAATCAAATATGCCACGAACACTCTCACGCTTTCTGGCCTCAATACATATGCTGGCTTAACCACTATTTCTGCTGGAACTCTTGCTTGGTAA